Proteins encoded together in one Coffea arabica cultivar ET-39 chromosome 2c, Coffea Arabica ET-39 HiFi, whole genome shotgun sequence window:
- the LOC113724823 gene encoding transcription termination factor MTERF8, chloroplastic has translation MADFLATLPTPSISRYNCRAPDKSTSGPSLPIKLIISTAESCARASYAPTSSNCTIPFLGLRTTLLPRFCSITTTLAVVNHNSTESFPNGRIMLSSLFQQVGFRERDVEALLNCNPALTLTPFDSIQSRARSLQALGLSHLALSRLILKRPEVLTAPEIDSLLHFFLRNDDLDIRGKIEPAKIERLLNATEPTFFLGFEDKVRLLLHHGIPQEKLVHVLNKANLTKALCLKSVDEIGRTLAFLNRFGGVDLILKRPSILNYDLDSQLIPRITFLLELSGRNEDATATVLRKLPFLVAYSLDHLSDHVEFLKSFAGLTESEIFRIVAVYPNLFSASRKRKLHPRIDFLKKCGLSSQDICRFLIKAPLFIGLSFEENLACKLVFLVKIGYENRTRELAMAMGAVTRTSCKNLQEVIGVFLNYGLTCEDILEMSKKHPQILQYNHESLEEKLDYLIEDMGREVGELLAFPAFLGYKLDGRIKHRYEMKKSSLGEGMSLNKLLSVSAATFSTKNKIQTISLIDDMK, from the exons ATGGCGGACTTCCTTGCTACTTTGCCCACCCCATCCATCTCTCGTTACAATTGCCGGGCACCGGACAAGTCTACTTCAGGACCATCATTACCCATTAAACTCATCATTTCGACCGCAGAGAGCTGCGCGCGTGCCTCCTACGCACCAACATCATCAAACTGCACCATACCCTTCTTGGGTTTGCGGACGACTCTATTACCCCGATTCTGCAGCATCACCACCACTCTCGCCGTCGTCAACCATAACTCTACTGAATCTTTTCCCAACGGCC GAATAATGCTCTCGTCCCTCTTCCAGCAAGTGGGGTTTAGGGAGAGAGATGTAGAAGCCCTGTTGAACTGCAATCCTGCTCTCACATTAACCCCTTTCGATTCCATTCAATCCCGGGCACGTTCACTACAAGCTCTGGGGTTAAGCCACCTTGCCCTTTCTCGATTAATTTTGAAAAGGCCAGAAGTTTTAACCGCTCCAGAAATTGATTCATTATTGCACTTTTTTCTTCGGAATGACGATTTGGATATACGAGGCAAAATAGAGCCTGCAAAGATTGAGCGCCTTCTAAATGCAACGGAACCAACTTTCTTCCTGGGATTTGAAGACAAAGTAAGACTGCTGCTTCACCATGGGATTCCCCAAGAAAAGCTTGTTCATGTTCTCAACAAAGCTAACTTAACCAAGGCATTGTGCCTTAAGTCGGTTGATGAAATTGGTCGGACGCTGGCTTTCTTGAACCGCTTTGGTGGGGTTGATTTAATTCTTAAACGTCCATCGATCCTTAATTATGATTTGGACAGCCAATTGATTCCGAGGATCACGTTCCTTTTAGAGTTGAGTGGGCGCAATGAGGATGCCACTGCTACTGTGTTGCGTAAACTGCCATTTCTTGTGGCTTACAGTCTTGATCACTTGAGCGATCATGTTGAGTTTCTCAAATCATTTGCCGGGTTAACTGAGAGTGAGATATTCAGGATTGTTGCGGTTTATCCGAATTTGTTTAGCGCCAGCAGGAAAAGGAAATTGCACCCCAGGATTGACTTTCTGAAAAAATGTGGTTTGAGTTCCCAGGATATATGCCGGTTCTTGATCAAAGCCCCTTTGTTTATTGGTCTGTCATTTGAGGAAAATCTTGCTTGCAAGCTGGTTTTCTTGGTAAAAATTGGTTATGAGAACAGAACCAGAGAATTGGCTATGGCAATGGGTGCTGTTACCCGGACTAGCTGCAAGAATTTGCAGGAGGTGATTGGGGTTTTCTTGAACTATGGATTAACTTGTGAGGATATTCTGGAGATGAGCAAGAAACATCCTCAGATATTGCAATACAACCATGAATCACTGGAGGAGAAGCTGGACTACTTGATTGAGGATATGGGTCGTGAAGTAGGGGAACTATTGGCTTTTCCTGCATTCCTCGGTTATAAGCTTGATGGTAGGATTAAACATAGATATGAAATGAAGAAGAGTAGTTTAGGTGAAGGAATGTCCCTCAACAAGCTATTGAGTGTCTCAGCTGCTACATTCTCGACTAAAAACAAGATACAAACGATTTCATTGATTGATGACATGAAGTGA